Below is a window of Flavobacterium sp. CFS9 DNA.
AGAAAAGTAAAAGATACAATAAGTAGAATAACACAAGTGATAGCCCTTTACGAAAGGGAAATAAAATCTTAAAAAAGCAAATTGAAATAAAACTGATAATTTTTGAGTACCAATAATAAAAAGCGGTTTGAAAGAAAAACGAAAAAAAAACAGAAACATTCGAAAAAGCGGATAATTTATAAAATCCGTCTTGCGAAACTTTGTTTAATTTTTTTTCGATTCTCATATAATAACCTTTAATGGCAAGTAAAGTAATGATTCAATTTAGAAGAAATTTAGAATTTTGAGCCAAAATAAATACTTTATTTAAAATAATTAGTACTTCATAACATTTTATTAACGTAATAAATTTCTTTCATTTGATTTAAATTCGATATTACACCTAAATAAAAAGGTAAAAACCTTACAAAAACATCCTGACACCTGATAATACTGATACAAACAACGGTATTATTTCTCCAAATTCAAACTCTATACATAAGACCTATTGGCATTTTTTTCATTTTATTTTTATAATCACTACTTTTAAATTGAATATCAAAAAGAAAAAGCAGAATAGATTCAATTACTTTAAAATAGAAATATTTAAAGATTCAATTTTTCTACAAAATTCCAGGTTATACTTGCAGCATGAAAATTTTAATCATAGAAGATGAGCAGCAAATTGCTCAAAGCATCAGGAATTATTTTAAAACAAACGGCATTCAGTGTGAAACAGCCGAAAGCTACAGCCTGGCACTTAGTAAAATTGATTCTTACGACTATGACTGTATCCTTTTGGATATTATGCTTCCTGATGGTGATGGTTTTGATATTTTAAGGGAACTCAAAAGAAAAAATAAAACGGACGGTGTTATTGTCATTTCTGCCAAAGAAACACTCGAAACGCGGATTGAAGGATTTAACCTTGGCGCAGATGATTTTCTGACCAAACCATTTCACCTTTCTGAACTATTGGTGCGCATGCAGGCTCTCATACGGCGCAAAAATTTTAAGGGAAATAATACTATCATTTTTAATGAAATTGTAATCGACATACTTTCAAAATCGGTAATGGTAAACGATATTAAACTGGATCTTACCAAAAAAGAAATCGATCTGTTGTTATTTTTAATTGCAAATGACAATAAAGTATTGTCGAAAGCCGCCATTGCCGAGCATCTTTCCGGAGATATGGCAGATATGCTGGACAATCATGATTTTATTTATGCGCATATTAAAAATTTAAAGAAAAAACTCAGTCAGGCAGGAAGCGGTGATTATATAAAAACAGTTTACGGACTGGGATACAAATGGGAAAATGAATAGCAAAAAATTACTCCAAAAAACAACCAGCAGTTTTCTTACTTATGCTATTATCATTTTAGTAATAGCAGCGCCATTATTCTACTTTATCAGCCAGCAGCTTTATATTTATGAGACCGATGAAGTACTGCATTTTCACAAAGGTGCTTTTATCAAAGAAAGTCATAAAGATTTTACACAAAAAGATATTGACTTATGGAACAAGTACAACCATGAAGTAATGATTGTTCCGGACATGGGCGTTAAAGAAGATTCTATTGTTGGAAAAATGCTGTATGATTCTATTGCAAAAGAAAAAGAGCCCTTCCGTGTACTTTATGCCCCTGTAACTATAAACGGCAGGAAATACACCTACACCGAAAAAATAAATCTGCTGGAAATGGAGGGGATGGTATTTAGCATTGCTCTTATCTTTCTTTTCATCATCATTATGCTGTTAATCGGAATCATCTTGATTTCAAAAGCCACAGCGGCCAAAATATGGAGTCCTTTTTATAATACGCTGCGTCAGATTGAGAATTTTGAAATAGACAAAAACAAAGCGCCTCACTTTCTGCCTACCGATATCGATGAATTTGACCGTTTGAATAAAAGCCTTGAAAGACTGATTGAAAAAAACACGGCTATTTACAAAAATCAGAGAGAATTTGTTGAAAATGCAGCCCATGAGCTTCAAACACCACTGGCTTTGTTTCAAACCAAAATAGATACACTGACACAATTGAATTTAGACCAGGAACAATCCAATCTGGTTTCGTCCTTAAATCTTGATGTCGCAAGACTTAACCGATTGAATAAAAACTTGTTGCTGCTCTCTAAAATTGACAATGAAAGTTTTCTTGAAAAAAGTACAATTGTCCTTACTGATTATATTACCAAACATTTGGACTTTTTTACCGAGCAGGCAAATACCAAAAACATAACAATCACTACTGAATTTGTATCGACATTAACCATCACAGGAAATCCGGCTCTTACGGAAGTCCTGATTAATAATTTGTTTTTGAATGCAATTCGCCACAACAAACAAAACGGGAAAATCACTATCCAAGTTACTGAGAAGGAATTAGTTTTTTCAAATACCGGACAAACCACTTCCCTGACAATCGAAAAACTCTTTAACCGATTCTATAAAAACAACCCTTCCGCTACCGGTAATGGTCTTGGACTGGCAATCATCAAAAAAATTACGGAACTGAATCGATGGGAAATAAACTATATTTTTTCTGACAATATGCACCGTTTTATCGTTAAATTCTAAAAATTCAAACTTCCTACAGATTCATATATAACATTTGTACTATAATTTTTAATTAAAAGAATAGTACTCATGAAAAATTCAATTCTGGCATGTTTGGTCCTGCTTTTTTCTTCTTATGCCATAGCGCAAAAAGTAAATGAAAAAGACATTCCACATATTGTAAAATCAGCCTTTTTAAAATCTTATCCCAATCAAAAGAATGTGAACTGGGAAAAAGAAAAGAACAATTACGAAGCTTCTTTTACAGTAGTCCAAACAGAACACGCGGTACTCTTAGATTCCAACGGTAGTATTTTGGAAACGGAAGAAGAAATCAGCGTGAAAAAACTTCCGGCTAAAGCGTTGGCTTACATTCAAAAAAATTATAAAAACAAACAGATAAAAGAAGCTGCTGTCATCACTGATGCTCAAGGCACGATAACTTTTGAAGCACAGGTTAACGCTATCGACCTGATTTTTGACAAACAAGGAACTTACCTTAAAAGCATAGCAGATTAAAACCATTCCAATGAAATTAAAGATATTTTTAGTATTCGCCTTACTTGTATTTAAAACATTCAATGCAACGGCGCAAAACAGCTCCGCAACACTTTCGGGCTTAATTAAAGACAAAACAACAAAATCTCCACTACCCTATATAAATGTCGTTTTAAAGACGGCCAAAGATCAAAAAATGCTGTTCGGCACTCTAACGAATGAAGAAGGGCGCTTTAACCTGACCAATGTAACTAGCGGAAATTATACGCTGGAAATTACTTCTGTTGGCTACAAAACCAAATCTCAAAAAATCTTTGTAGGGACGCTATCCGATTTCCTGGACCTCAACACCATTGAACTTGAGGAGGACATCAATACATTGTCTGAAGTTGTTGTGACTTCTAAATCATCTGAGGTAAGTGCCAAAATGGATAAAAAAGTTTTCTCCGTATCCGACAACATCGCCCAAAGCGGAGGCTCAGTTTTACAATCTATGCAGAATCTTCCCGGCGTTACACTCCATGAAGGGAAGGTACAGCTTCGAGGCAATGATAAAGTAATGGTTCTGATTGACGGAAAACAGACTGCCCTGACCGGTTTTGGAAATCAATCGGGTCTGGACAATATTCCGGCATCTGCCATTGAAAAAATTGAAATCATAAACAATCCCTCGGCCAAGTTTGATGCCAATGGAAATGCAGGTATTATCAATATTATTTACAAAAAAAACAAACAGGAAGGACTAAACGGTAAAATAGGAATCAGCTCAGGATACGGTGCTTTATGGGAACGCAAGACCAATTTACCAACCATTCGTCCGCAATATCAGATGACCCCTAAAATCAATCCTTCCCTGTCTCTGAATTATAGGAAAGAAAAAATAAATACCTATTTACAGGCCGATTATCTGTATACCGAAACACTCAATAAAAATGAATTTGTAACCCGTACTTATGATGACGGCACCATCATCAATCAGCAAACGGTACGAAACCGCAATACTCATTTTACCACTTTAAAATCCGGAATAGACTGGAACTACAATGAACAAAACAGTTTTTCTTTTTCGGCACTTTTTGGAAGTGAAAAAATTATTGACAACGGTGATGAGCCTTTCTTCAATCAGGATTATTCTCAAAGGTTACGCCTGTGGTCGTTTTTAGAAGATGAGCTCAAAACAACGGTAATGGCCAGCGCTTCTTATGAACATAAATTCAAACAGCCCGGGCATAAATTAAATGCCGGTATCAACTATACCTATCACAGGGAAGATGAAAAATACTTCTTTACCAATACATTGCCAGCTTCGGTTGGACAGGATGCTTTTAAACTGCTTTCGGATGAAAAAGTTGTAGATATTAATGTTGATTACATAAGGCCATTAAAATATGGGCGATTTGAA
It encodes the following:
- a CDS encoding response regulator transcription factor; the encoded protein is MKILIIEDEQQIAQSIRNYFKTNGIQCETAESYSLALSKIDSYDYDCILLDIMLPDGDGFDILRELKRKNKTDGVIVISAKETLETRIEGFNLGADDFLTKPFHLSELLVRMQALIRRKNFKGNNTIIFNEIVIDILSKSVMVNDIKLDLTKKEIDLLLFLIANDNKVLSKAAIAEHLSGDMADMLDNHDFIYAHIKNLKKKLSQAGSGDYIKTVYGLGYKWENE
- a CDS encoding sensor histidine kinase, with the protein product MNSKKLLQKTTSSFLTYAIIILVIAAPLFYFISQQLYIYETDEVLHFHKGAFIKESHKDFTQKDIDLWNKYNHEVMIVPDMGVKEDSIVGKMLYDSIAKEKEPFRVLYAPVTINGRKYTYTEKINLLEMEGMVFSIALIFLFIIIMLLIGIILISKATAAKIWSPFYNTLRQIENFEIDKNKAPHFLPTDIDEFDRLNKSLERLIEKNTAIYKNQREFVENAAHELQTPLALFQTKIDTLTQLNLDQEQSNLVSSLNLDVARLNRLNKNLLLLSKIDNESFLEKSTIVLTDYITKHLDFFTEQANTKNITITTEFVSTLTITGNPALTEVLINNLFLNAIRHNKQNGKITIQVTEKELVFSNTGQTTSLTIEKLFNRFYKNNPSATGNGLGLAIIKKITELNRWEINYIFSDNMHRFIVKF
- a CDS encoding PepSY-like domain-containing protein; this translates as MKNSILACLVLLFSSYAIAQKVNEKDIPHIVKSAFLKSYPNQKNVNWEKEKNNYEASFTVVQTEHAVLLDSNGSILETEEEISVKKLPAKALAYIQKNYKNKQIKEAAVITDAQGTITFEAQVNAIDLIFDKQGTYLKSIAD
- a CDS encoding TonB-dependent receptor, producing the protein MKLKIFLVFALLVFKTFNATAQNSSATLSGLIKDKTTKSPLPYINVVLKTAKDQKMLFGTLTNEEGRFNLTNVTSGNYTLEITSVGYKTKSQKIFVGTLSDFLDLNTIELEEDINTLSEVVVTSKSSEVSAKMDKKVFSVSDNIAQSGGSVLQSMQNLPGVTLHEGKVQLRGNDKVMVLIDGKQTALTGFGNQSGLDNIPASAIEKIEIINNPSAKFDANGNAGIINIIYKKNKQEGLNGKIGISSGYGALWERKTNLPTIRPQYQMTPKINPSLSLNYRKEKINTYLQADYLYTETLNKNEFVTRTYDDGTIINQQTVRNRNTHFTTLKSGIDWNYNEQNSFSFSALFGSEKIIDNGDEPFFNQDYSQRLRLWSFLEDELKTTVMASASYEHKFKQPGHKLNAGINYTYHREDEKYFFTNTLPASVGQDAFKLLSDEKVVDINVDYIRPLKYGRFETGFKFRNREIPTNMQFFPGANSPIDANAGGWANYKEIIPALYSNYIFETDRIEAELGLRLEYVKLQYDVNPNHPTYKSDGYNYTEPFPNVRFGYKIDDKNKITAFYNRRVDRPAEVDIRIFPKYDDAEIIKVGNPALRPQFTSAFEVGYKKTMEKGYFTSSVYYRIINGTIARIATTVPGSSLIYNVFQNADKSSSVGIEAVYSKEITPWYSFNLNGNLYQNTIDAFTVTNLYPTPSTYYGKRQQMVSGNLKWNNSLQLSKTLKGQISAVYLAPDIIPQGKIDSRFSVDLGLKKTVQKGKGEVFINATDIFNTLSIRKDIQGEGFNYRSKDFYETQVVRFGYSYKF